CCTGTAACAGCCGAACCAACTTCAGATTTACATGCAATCAGaagttttatcaaaattatgatGCCTGTACATGTACATATGATTTTCGTCATAAAAACGGCCACAGAACTTTATGCCTAACACCAGGAACTCTTGTTCTCACTCGATTTTTGGCTCCTTTTTAACGAAAAAGCTTCTAGCTTCATCATCCGTAACCTCACTgcttaaacaaacaaaatagagCCACACATGATTAATGGCTAAGATTACAAATGCTTTTAAGACCAAACTAGGAGAATAAAAATTGGGAAGAAAAACCTGTCTATGGCTTCAGACTTGGAAATCAATGTGAGCTCCTTTGATGCAAGAAATTCACAGAAACTGCCAAGCTTTTTCCCCTGGCAGAATCTGAAAAGATCGTGAAGGAAATCATTGAACTGTTTTGGTTCCTGCCACAGGAAGAAGCTTTAACATTTAACCCAGATATCATTCGTCTAGCTCTAGCTGTCAAACAGTCAAAACTTGGAAGAACTAGCTCAACCTAGATGATGGTTGCACAAAAGTGCCAGAACAATAGCCCCCCTCTTATACCTTTTGGTTTAAAAATCACCAGGGATTAGAACATAGGGAATATCCACTTAAATCACAACATAGGAACCGGATAGAGTGAAAAAAGTGTCAGGGGAAAACAGTGACGTCACTACATACTCATGTCCATTTCTGTGAccataaatatcaaataagaTACTTGCCCTGAGTGAAGGTAAGTAATCTTGGAAATAATTGggtaaaaagaagaaaacgaaaaaaaaaagctgaaaaaatataatttatatgaatttgtAAACCACAATTCGAGAAAGACTAAAGATACATACTTGCTCTAGAATGCAGCCTTTGCGAAGGGCAGCCAAACATTCCAGTGCTCTAGGATAATTATTCCCTTCATAGCAATTCTCCACAATGCTGTATATCTTATTCTTCATATCCTTAATAGCTTTACCAACCCAATCTGGGTTATCTCTACGCGACAACATGGCTTCAAAATCCTGGACAGGATTTGAATCCCCAATTTTCTCAACGTCGCCAGACTTGATAGCTAGAGCAATAGATGAATCTCCATAATCCCTATCATCATCTGAGCCAGATGGCTTCTCTCGCAAAAATCGCCTGGTTGATTTTTTTCGCTGCAAGCaagataaaattatcaataccTCTGACAACCTTGGCAGgaagatatatttttctatattacaATAAGGCTCAGTAGTAATGACCTTTGGATTCTCCTTGACCTCAAAGCTTCTACAAAATGCATCAATGACAGATTTGTTTCCCGAAAGAAGCTCTGGATCAGGTTCTGTTATTTTCTTGAGAGTTCTGTCTAGTGGAGGTACAGCTGCATCTGGGTgctttgattttaactcaagGTGATGATAGAAACGCTGAAACACATATGCCTGAGTTTACTTAAGTGAAACCACAAATACCTCCCACTGGAGGAAGATCAAGAAGCAAAGACTTTCCTTGATCATCCTTTGGAGGCTTTTATCTAGCAAATCTTTCAAAAGATGTTAATACTAATGATTGCAACACGTGAATTCCTGCTATATATTGGTAAATAGAGACAAAAGAAACAACTCATGTTATAAGATAAACTTGAACAGGACATCTTTCTACATCAGGACACCACATGTCTGGATCTATGAACAATGCATGAAACAAAGTTAATGTTCCCATTGTGAACTATCTCTACTTGGCCTAcacaaaacaatttcaaattaCCTCCAGAATAGGATTTGGGGTGAAGTCAGGCAGAAGAACTTCCTCTTTGCCAGGTGTTGCAAGGTCGAGCATCATTACAAGGTTATCTGCTGCCTCTTGCTGTTGTTCACTCGGCTGCCATGAGGCAGGAAAATTGCTGAAAGAAGGAAACTGAAATTCTCGGACATCCTCAGCAAAAGGAAGCACATTGAAGTAAAACGAATCAGGCTGTCCAACCAAACCAGCAAGCACACTTGAATGGGAAACTGAACCCAAAGCTATAAatgaaagggaaaaaagaaatagacaaACAATTTTGATGTGAGGGAACTATAATAATTCATATCAAAACCTACAGTCTTGTCTTTCTCAGATAGGTTGGGTGTCAAAACACCCACAACAACACTCCCCTGGCCTTGTCTCCAAACGCATCGCACAATTGCAACCTTATCCATCTCCTTCATTGCTCTTGCTAAGGCAGAAACAGCAATTGTAGCCCTCATATTACCCGGTTCAGCAATGAAGATGTTGACATCTTTCATATAATAGTGTCTTGAATGATCAACATGTGTtcaggagaaaagaaaatgtaagacaaaaagttatttttcaaATCATATTGACTGGGACCAAAGGAGATACTTCACCGCAATATGTTTGCAGCATCAGTAAAACCAAGAAGCTTCACACTCTTTTCCGGTTTAAACTTGACAGCATCCAACTCAGCAGATGAAATAGGAATCACTTGGGGTCCATATCGATAACCTTTGATTCTTTGATCTGGTGGTACAACCTTATTAGGATCTTCAACACTTTTGTACTCATAATCCACTTTGACCTCGTGTGTGGCATATTTATCAGTTGGAGGTGCTTTATCAGAACGTTTCTTGAGAGTGGGAAACTTCTCCTCTGAGGTTTTTTTATAGACCCATACCTAGTCATAAATAatttgcataaaaaataataccagAGTTTtcaatgaattttataaacaaaaaatgcAGTAGTATCAGACAAAAAAAGTCCAGGACTGAAACATTAGAAAATTAGATGCTAATACAAAATGTAGAGTTGTTCATGCAGAAACCATCATGGCATGATGATGGCAAGAATGACATAGAACCCTACTACTGTGGCATAGCCTTGTAATGCGCATGATTTCAATTAAACATTGCACCTAGAGTGAGTGACTTGATAAGACCTCACAAAACCACGATTAAGGTCAAATAGTTGGCTGCCTTCTCCACACTAAACCTTAGCAGAGGCCAGCACACATGCCAAATATCCCAGACAACACATTGCCAAAGAGCAGTGCCACAAGACTTTAATGTCATAGACTCTGATGGCAAcacaaacaaagaaaaatgacaAATATTGAACAGTAATTACTacaaggaaaaagaacaaatga
The Ricinus communis isolate WT05 ecotype wild-type chromosome 1, ASM1957865v1, whole genome shotgun sequence DNA segment above includes these coding regions:
- the LOC8270640 gene encoding ATP-dependent DNA helicase 2 subunit KU80, whose product is MARNREGLILLLDVGPSMHNVLPEIERICSMLIQKKLIYSKSDEVGIVVFGTEETVNELTVEVGGYEHVLVLQNMKVVDGDLVEALHHLPRGTVAGDYLDAIVVGMDMMIKKYQLTNKGKKRLCLITDAGNPIKEPYEGTKEDQVSTIALQMAAHGVRMETIVVRGRPSQDIDQRIVDENDHLLHLFSEKTSAKTVYVESPTSLLGALRTRNISPVTIFRGDLEISPKLKIKVWVYKKTSEEKFPTLKKRSDKAPPTDKYATHEVKVDYEYKSVEDPNKVVPPDQRIKGYRYGPQVIPISSAELDAVKFKPEKSVKLLGFTDAANILRHYYMKDVNIFIAEPGNMRATIAVSALARAMKEMDKVAIVRCVWRQGQGSVVVGVLTPNLSEKDKTPDSFYFNVLPFAEDVREFQFPSFSNFPASWQPSEQQQEAADNLVMMLDLATPGKEEVLLPDFTPNPILERFYHHLELKSKHPDAAVPPLDRTLKKITEPDPELLSGNKSVIDAFCRSFEVKENPKRKKSTRRFLREKPSGSDDDRDYGDSSIALAIKSGDVEKIGDSNPVQDFEAMLSRRDNPDWVGKAIKDMKNKIYSIVENCYEGNNYPRALECLAALRKGCILEQEPKQFNDFLHDLFRFCQGKKLGSFCEFLASKELTLISKSEAIDSEVTDDEARSFFVKKEPKIE